The proteins below are encoded in one region of Syntrophotalea carbinolica DSM 2380:
- the xseB gene encoding exodeoxyribonuclease VII small subunit, whose amino-acid sequence MDKPDTFEEALRSLEAVVEKLEAGELSLEESLTSFEVGVKCANRCQELLKSVETQVETLLRKQDGSLAIGKFEE is encoded by the coding sequence ATGGATAAACCTGACACATTTGAAGAAGCGCTGCGGTCCCTGGAGGCCGTTGTGGAAAAGCTTGAAGCCGGGGAGTTGTCCCTGGAAGAGTCCCTGACATCTTTCGAGGTCGGCGTAAAGTGTGCCAACCGCTGTCAGGAACTTCTGAAGTCGGTCGAAACCCAGGTGGAAACCCTGCTTAGAAAACAGGACGGTTCCCTGGCCATTGGCAAATTCGAAGAATAA